The Triticum aestivum cultivar Chinese Spring chromosome 3A, IWGSC CS RefSeq v2.1, whole genome shotgun sequence genome includes a region encoding these proteins:
- the LOC123057299 gene encoding disease resistance protein RPS2-like, producing SMLEKGDTSIDSTENSHVKMHTMMRLMAIWIANEHGYMTKWLQNSPYRAPLAEEMWHKNITFLNLEGTEIIGLPFEVCSLTELQHLNLSATAIVLLPLVLRKLSKLKYLYIRNNMVLQTIPEGLILGLKSLRGLDLFHTGASFPNVLQEFASSTIDLDMLGYTVQTIAEITQLGQLKRVCTQTLCMDHFEDEKHPDIINLQILSKLQELRELAIVESSHSQKLLVAEGGPNYDQWLLPYMEIFELNNLLGLEKVTWKNAGMDIKVVSIYKCDKLKDVTWVHHLEHLEQLIVAHYKEMEILIETRESPQGVSMKQTTSKSFPRLIKLKLEELPKLSVICKQACELEELSYICVTRCDEMKDIQNQKYKQSMIKIDCSEDWWNRNSSGRFIPYFNPTFSS from the exons TCCATGTTGGAAAAAGGTGACACTAGCATTGACTCCACAGAAAATTCACATGTCAAGATGCACACCATGATGCGACTGATGGCTATCTGGATTGCGAATGAACATGGATACATGACCAAGTGGTTACAAAATTCCCCATATAGAGCACCCTTGGCTGAAGAGATGTGGCACA AAAATATAACCTTTTTAAACTTGGAGGGGACGGAAATAATCGGATTGCCTTTTGAGGTATGCTCATTGACCGAACTGCAACATCTCAATCTTTCTGCAACAGCAATTGTTCTCTTGCCTCTAGTACTGAGAAAGCTTTCAAAACTCAAGTACTTGTACATCAGAAATAACATGGTTCTTCAAACAATACCAGAAGGGCTTATCTTGGGACTCAAAAGTCTTCGAGGGCTGGACCTTTTCCATACTGGTGCTAGTTTCCCTAACGTCCTGCAAGAATTTGCGAGCTCCACCATAGATCTGGATATGCTCGGCTATACTGTGCAAACAATAGCAGAGATAACACAACTGGGACAACTGAAAAGGGTGTGCACACAGACACTCTGCATGGACCATTTTGAAGATGAGAAACATCCGGATATTATTAACTTGCAAATTTTATCCAAACTACAAGAGCTGCGAGAATTAGCCATTGTAGAGAGCTCTCACAGTCAGAAGTTATTAGTAGCTGAAGGTGGCCCTAATTATGATCAATGGCTACTCCCTTACATGGAAATCTTTGAACTGAACAATCTTCTAGGGCTAGAGAAAGTGACGTGGAAAAATGCAGGGATGGACATCAAAGTGGTTAGTATCTATAAATGTGATAAATTAAAAGATGTGACATGGGTTCATCACCTTGAACACCTTGAGCAGCTCATAGTTGCACACTACAAGGAAATGGAAATATTGATTGAAACTAGAGAATCGCCACAAGGTGTCAGCATGAAGCAAACGACGTCAAAAAGTTTTCCTCGGCTGATAAAGCTTAAATTGGAAGAGCTGCCAAAGCTATCCGTGATATGCAAGCAAGCATGTGAATTGGAAGAGTTGTCCTATATTTGTGTAACTCGGTGCGATGAAATGAAGGATATCCAAAATCAAAAATACAAGCAGAGTATGATCAAGATAGATTGCAGCGAAGATTGGTGGAATCGGAATAGCTCAGGGAGATTTATTCCCTACTTCAATCCAA